GGATGATGTGACCGCCTTCGGTGGGTGGGGAGGCTATGAGGTCGGATGGGACGAGGTGGGCGGACGGTGGGATTGGGCCGCGCAGCAGATGTCGGGCGGGACTGTCACCCGAAAGAATCTCGCCACGGTCATCACGGCCGAGATGGCCTACATCACAGACGTGACGTCCGTTCGGATTCGCGTCGATGGATCGGATAGACCGGAGAAGACGTGGCAGAATCGCCAAACCCACATCTTCCGCCTCGAAGACGGCCAATGGCGCCTCGTGCATCGACACGTCAGCAGACTGGAGCCGCGGGAGGTGCGAGAGCGCGGTTGAGCCGGGCGCCCCACGCCCGGGCGCCAGGCACCAACCGTCATTGCATATCGAGCGGCGACCTCCCTACTTCACGCCGGCCGCAAAGCGGTCCGTGGCGCGGACCAGTTCCTGGGTGATGCCCGGGTGATCGCCAGCGTGTCCCGCGTCGTCCACGACCACCAATTCCGCGCGCGGCCAGACCCGCTTGAGATCCCACGCCCAGGCAATCGGCGCTCCCAAGTCGAGACGTCCCTGCACCATGACGCCGGGGATGCCGGCCAGCGCGCCGGCG
This portion of the bacterium genome encodes:
- a CDS encoding nuclear transport factor 2 family protein, encoding MAERTAERGAREAIQRFYAAADQFIMGDAGPFKALWSQRDDVTAFGGWGGYEVGWDEVGGRWDWAAQQMSGGTVTRKNLATVITAEMAYITDVTSVRIRVDGSDRPEKTWQNRQTHIFRLEDGQWRLVHRHVSRLEPREVRERG